A portion of the Drosophila innubila isolate TH190305 chromosome 3L unlocalized genomic scaffold, UK_Dinn_1.0 0_D_3L, whole genome shotgun sequence genome contains these proteins:
- the LOC117786606 gene encoding uncharacterized protein LOC117786606, with protein sequence MASAISSTQLYLIPKNLTSWQTTSFESWPPAGKLLTKTPKEAANILTPYGAYFATQAQPEKLIASNEPKQVPHLLHPYGALQSTTHGNLLLLNSPYYAAYSLPLAYVAPSIAPALAATPSTTTSTAKPTTTAEVETVDSVEATEQTVDNIETLQKLQAKTQTTAADLKSDGKLRTAVARINSNYVIEEIVAVPGKHVISSSSRQMRKPTAGKLRKVSGKLRTPVKVEATGKTSSSSKNFPQIPFGTYFLPYRPQQAKAIQARKQAALILEPHAKAVVGNGGTAISTPISRALLKKGVPTNVYFNPESVAIAGVGGKAHAAADLELDLFN encoded by the coding sequence ATGGCATCTGCTATCTCCTCCACACAATTATACTTAATACCAAAAAACTTAACAAGCTGGCAAACCACAAGCTTTGAGAGTTGGCCGCCAGCAggaaaattattaactaaaaCGCCCAAGGAAGCTGCCAATATATTGACTCCCTATGGCGCCTATTTTGCCACACAGGCGCAGCCAGAGAAACTTATAGCATCCAATGAACCTAAACAAGTTCCACACTTACTGCATCCATACGGCGCTTTGCAATCCACCACACATGGCAATCTCTTGCTGCTCAATTCACCATACTACGCCGCCTACAGTCTGCCGCTTGCCTATGTGGCGCCATCTATTGCACCTGCATTGGCAGCAACGCCCAGTACAACAACCAGCACAGCAAAGCCAACAACCACAGCTGAAGTGGAAACTGTGGACTCTGTGGAAGCTACAGAACAAACAGTGGATAACATAGAAACGCTGCAAAAGCTGCAAGCAAAGACACAAACCACAGCGGCTGATCTCAAAAGTGATGGGAAATTACGCACAGCCGTTGCGCgcattaattcaaattatgtAATTGAGGAAATTGTGGCTGTGCCTGGCAAGCATGTGATCTCCAGCAGCAGTCGACAAATGAGAAAGCCAACAGCTGGCAAACTGCGCAAGGTCAGCGGTAAATTACGTACTCCAGTTAAAGTGGAGGCCACGGGAAAaaccagcagcagctcaaAGAACTTTCCACAAATACCCTTTGGCACCTATTTTCTGCCCTACAGACCGCAACAGGCCAAGGCCATACAGGCACGCAAGCAGGCGGCATTAATACTGGAACCACATGCCAAGGCAGTTGTGGGTAATGGTGGCACCGCCATTTCCACGCCCATTTCAAGGGCATTACTGAAGAAAGGAGTGCCCACAAATGTCTACTTTAATCCCGAATCTGTGGCCATTGCGGGCGTAGGTGGCAAGGCGCATGCAGCGGCCGATTTGGAGCTGGACTTGTTCAACTGA
- the LOC117786750 gene encoding fibroin heavy chain: MLRLLCISCVFLGFLSDPVLAEIEYNTINADGSFQFRHANDDIGGFYHSASGTPDNIVRGRYGSRSPASGQIEETVYTAGPRGFRANGPKIHRKMDLAQYPVRPRGSPDDPLADPYDDPSYSFSFRTPDQSRSEENDAGNRIRGLYSYVDDVGERHSVRYAAGAGTGFEISNAVPDNPAIVGYSSPLYKSHPKARGKMSVQRGPGGSYKLIAAGPDHRRAESRASDGLVRGTYSFLDDKGIQRTVEYIAGAGIGYRVVHNRVGPGTHINPSVADFRLSDTDFRLANDFGRGAAGGLGGGGSGPSGAGGAAAGGGRGRSGTDYLKPAGGGGLGESGADAAVAQDVGGEGTEGEDIELSSSSSGSSRDKEDRRGYAAGNGGRGSTRYDGTGGEVESRRNGREGAGGRGGVAGGRGKGGAGTGSGGFRESSSSSSASRNRGSSTNRFSGGSSESGYLPPTGGSSAASGSDDNYNLNDDDVGSSLPPLVTTNHRILEIDRDREWVQRHRDSTVIRNVGKWYVGLPPGQSVRAHVQNIDLVPLGGRVNLSPSEALRQDEIAELSGSREH, encoded by the exons ATGCTGCGTCTTCTTTGCATTTCTTGCGTTTTTCTTGGCTTCCTGAGTGATCCTGTGCTAGCggaaattgaatataataccATCAATGCAGATGGCTCCTTTCAATTTCG ACATGCAAATGATGACATTGGAGGCTTCTATCATAGCGCCTCTGGAACTCCAGACAACATCGTGCGAGGTCGTTATGGTTCGCGAAGTCCAGCGAGCGGCCAAATCGAAGAGACCGTTTACACAGCCGGACCACGTGG CTTTCGCGCGAATGGTCCGAAAATACATCGCAAAATGGATTTGGCCCAGTATCCAGTGCGTCCACGTGGCAGCCCCGATGATCCCCTTGCCGATCCCTACGATGATCCCTCCTACAGCTTCAGTTTTCGCACGCCAGATCAATCGCGCAGCGAGGAGAATGATGCCGGCAATAGAATAAGAG GTCTCTACTCCTATGTGGATGATGTGGGTGAGCGTCACAGTGTGCGTTATGCCGCCGGAGCTGGAACTGGCTTTGAGATCTCCAATGCGGTGCCGGATAATCCGGCAATTGTGGGCTACTCCAGTCCGCTGTACAAGTCGCATCCCAAGGCGCGTGGCAAGATGTCGGTGCAACGTGGTCCCGGTGGCAGCTACAAACTCATTGCAGCTGGTCCCGATCATCGACGTGCCGAGAGTCGTGCCTCCGATGGCCTGGTGAGAGGCACTTACTCCTTTCTGGACGACAAGGGCATACAACGCACCGTGGAGTATATTGCCGGAGCCGGCATTGGTTATCGGGTGGTGCACAATCGTGTGGGTCCAGGTACCCATATAAATCCATCTGTGGcggattttcgactgagcgaTACGGATTTCCGTTTGGCAAATGACTTTGGCAGGGGAGCAGCTGGTGGTTTGGGTGGTGGTGGCTCCGGACCAAGTGGTGCGGGTGGTGCTGCAGCGGGTGGAGGCAGGGGCAGATCGGGTACGGATTACTTGAAGCCGGCTGGCGGTGGTGGGCTTGGGGAAAGTGGAGCGGATGCTGCAGTGGCGCAGGATGTGGGCGGGGAGGGTACTGAGGGGGAAGATATTGAATTAAGCAGCAGCTCTAGTGGTAGCTCAAGGGACAAGGAGGATCGACGTGGTTATGCGGCAGGTAATGGAGGCAGGGGCAGCACAAGATATGATGGAACAGGAGGAGAAGTGGAGAGCAGGAGGAAC ggaagGGAAGGAGCAGGTGGAAGAGGAGGAGTTGCTGGAGGAAGAGGAAAAGGCGGAGCTGGAACTGGTAGTGGTGGCTTCCGGGAGAGCAGCTCTTCCTCCTCGGCAAGTAGAAACCGCGGCAGCAGCACAAATAGATTTAGTGGTGGCTCCTCCGAAAGTGGTTATCTGCCACCCACAGGCGGTAGCAGCGCCGCCAGCGGCTCCGACGACAACTACAATCTGAATGATGACGATGTGGGCAGCTCGTTGCCACCGCTGGTGACCACCAATCATCGCATACTGGAAATCGATCGGGATCGTGAGTGGGTGCAACGGCATCGTGACTCGACCGTCATCCGGAATGTGGGCAAATGGTATGTGGGCTTGCCACCGGGTCAAAGTGTGCGTGCCCATGTGCAGAACATCGATCTGGTGCCACTGGGCGGACGTGTCAACCTGTCGCCATCGGAGGCATTGCGACAGGACGAGATTGCCGAGCTGAGCGGCAGCAGGGAGCATTAA
- the LOC117786745 gene encoding uncharacterized protein LOC117786745 encodes MQLKELLPWLLLLPALQAAVLPLDVSLGLPLESEKFGYLELKPNGTLILSQADNQSGSQLQNLLLLRSVLQALKLQPTVGQAKLNIKIYGDGVEQKFPPILENVLQRIQTFFSIYRYTDTSRPVRQEKLTTEPPKKLQTSTTEIVENLNANDNIATVPPLHDDYITVGEEDNEIIATDPPLQHDYITVGEDE; translated from the coding sequence aTGCAGCTAAAAGAGCTGCTTccctggttgttgttgttgccggcgTTGCAAGCAGCCGTCTTGCCACTGGATGTATCACTTGGATTACCTTTGGAGTCCGAGAAATTTGGTTATCTGGAGCTCAAACCAAATGGCACTTTGATCTTGAGTCAAGCAGACAATCAAAGTGGCAGTCAACTGCagaatttgttgctgttgcgcaGTGTGTTGCAAGCCTTGAAGTTGCAACCAACAGTGGGTCAGGCCAAACTCAACATCAAGATCTATGGGGATGGTGTGGAGCAAAAGTTTCCGCCGATATTGGAGAATGTTTTGCAGCGCATTCAAACGTTCTTCTCCATCTATCGCTATACGGACACGAGTCGCCCTGTGCGCCAGGAGAAACTCACCACAGAGCCGCCCAAGAAATTGCAAACGAGCACCACTGAAATCGTAGAGAATCTAAATGCTAATGATAACATAGCTACAGTTCCGCCTTTACATGATGATTACATTACAGTGGGCGAAGAAGATAATGAAATCATAGCTACAGATCCGCCGCTGCAGCATGATTACATTACAGTGGGCGAAGATGagtga
- the LOC117787605 gene encoding calphotin — MFKLALFCLLAVGSQANPLQSVVEPAQHIVIVTPQAQVHLEPAVRYVHGLSPLARVSGPHHEETIVYVPAGTAASVVPKVTEVVATGRAQIPYQSVEGKQLEAIQNAQQQAQENIQVIAGQFGEAASQAASAGAGFFPGFFPSPSAKDEQEKNEKIELIETPANTQPLIAAEARHFYSLPHVYSTPVVTSVHTPVYTWPISAIRARSLQDDDAPLQAIEPKPEAALEAALAVPAAALAPVPAAAPAAAPAAAPELPEAQPLLKEQKLPELAEQPLEQLPAQPIIPAAAAEAPELKAEIAARQLEESNAIKQEQPSAEIPKEVLKQIKESIKESIKEAIQEEPKALQQEEQQLKAIPEPEALAPIAEPQAPQAPQAPLAPLAALAQPEAPQAIDSELKAAPEA; from the exons ATGTTCAAGCTAGCGTTGTTCTGCCTGCTGGCAGTGGGCAGCCAGGCGAATCCACTGCAGTCGGTTGTGGAGCCGGCCCAGCATATTGTGATTGTGACACCACAGGCGCAGGTGCATCTGGAGCCAGCGGTGCGTTATGTCCATGGATTGTCGCCATTGGCGCGTGTCTCGGGTCCGCATCATGAGGAGACCATTGTCTACGTGCCCGCCGGCACAGCTGCCTCCGTAGTGCCCAAGGTGACCGAAGTGGTGGCCACTGGACGTGCCCAAATTCCATATCAATCAGTGGAGGGCAAACAACTGGAGGCCATACAAAATGCTCAGCAGCAGGCACAGGAAAATATTCAGGTTATTGCTGGACAATTCGGTGAGGCTGCATCTCAGGCGGCTTCAGCTGGCGCTGGTTTCTTCCCCGGCTTCTTCCCCTCGCCCAGTGCCAAGGATGAGCAGGAGAAGAACGAGAAGATTGAACTGATTGAGACGCCGGCGAATACACAACCATTGATTGCAGCCGAAGCCCGTCACTTCTACAGTCTGCCACATGTGTACAGCACTCCCGTTGTCACATCGGTTCACACTCCGGTTTACACCTGGCCCATCTCGGCCATACGTGCGCGCAGCCTTCAAGACGATGATGCTCCGCTCCAGGCCATCGAACCCAAACCCGAGGCAGCTCTTGAAGCAGCCTTAGCCGTTCCAGCTGCAGCTCTAGCTCCAgttccagctgctgctccagctgctgctccagctgcagcGCCCGAGTTGCCCGAGGCTCAGCCTCTGCTCAAGGAGCAGAAGTTGCCAGAGTTGGCGGAGCAGCCATTGGAGCAGCTGCCGGCACAGCCCATTATTCCGGCTGCCGCTGCCGAGGCACCTGAATTGAAGGCTGAGATTGCTGCACGTCAGCTGGAGGAGAGCAATGCCATCAAACAGGAGCAGCCAAGCGCCGAGATTCCCAAGGAAGTCCTTAAGCAAATTAAGGAATCAATTAAGGAATCCATCAAAGAAGCCATCCAGGAGGAAC CCAAAGCCCTGCAGCAGGAGGAGCAACAACTGAAGGCCATTCCAGAACCCGAGGCGCTTGCACCGATTGCCGAGCCACAAGCACCACAAGCACCACAAGCACCACTGGCACCACTGGCAGCACTGGCACAGCCCGAGGCACCACAGGCCATTGACAGTGAGCTCAAAGCAGCGCCAGAGGCCTAA
- the LOC117788845 gene encoding uncharacterized protein LOC117788845 isoform X2, whose product MRLYILSALLLATLAAGQSSAGIEHRSGPLIFEEQLPYYGGWSGQLLQLQPQQQRQVPQLRGLARDSDDTITISAASISAVADGSGGGSTSISASSSNFNRIQEAAAHLVAIQELAKRKGSFSEEDNKIYANSLLELGQAATALALLQQTGQIKDFSVLLQPDLFGNSQKQPSNLGLEANNPADQKIDEQKLDEVTEQQLTPEEFLPPTSEDPYEDVNDSVAIMAPKKDAAVAEAKPVGLSIAGEGGVASSKPHAVALSGRNGLAVASPKATAIAGVSPEEAAAFSITLPSRNQLVIKTPNSAGERIGSDDYDYNDVPLAMASYPHTRETPLRAGAADSLVEKWRTAIAEEYAARSKPVQPKTQFKTIIRAAPKRRLHYQ is encoded by the exons aTGCGTCTCTATATa CTCTCGGCACTTTTGCTGGCCACCTTGGCTGCGGGCCAATCTTCAGCTGGCATTGA ACACAGGTCAGGTCCGCTGATCTTCGAGGAGCAACTGCCCTATTATGGCGGCTGGAGCGGAcaactgctgcagctgcaacctcagcagcagcgacaagtGCCACAATTGCGCGGTCTTGCCAGGGATTCGGATGATACCATCACCATCTCGGCAGCCAGCATCTCAGCGGTTGCCGATGGCAGCGGTGGCGGCAGCACCTCAATctccgccagcagcagcaatttcaATAGAATCCAGGAGGCAGCTGCTCATCTGGTTGCCATACAGGAGTTGGCCAAGCGTAAGGGTTCCTTCAGCGAGGAGGACAACAAAATCTATGCCAACAGTCTGCTGGAATTGGGACAAGCAGCCACCGCCTTGGCGCTACTCCAGCAAACCGGACAGATCAAGGACTTTAGTGTGCTGCTGCAGCCGGATCTGTTTGGCAACTCGCAAAAACAACCCTCGAATTTGGGTCTGGAAGCCAATAATCCAGCGGATCAGAAAATAGACGAGCAGAAGCTGGACGAGGTGACCGAGCAGCAACTGACACCCGAGGAATTTCTGCCACCCACCAGCGAGGATCCCTACGAGGATGTCAACGATAGCGTCGCTATAATGGCGCCCAAAAAGGATGCAGCTGTGGCCGAAGCCAAGCCAGTGG GTCTCTCCATAGCCGGCGAGGGAGGCGTAGCTTCCTCCAAGCCCCATGCGGTTGCACTCTCCGGCCGTAATGGTCTGGCGGTGGCCTCACCCAAAGCTACGGCTATAGCTGGCGTTTCTCCGGAGGAAGCAGCCGCCTTTAGCATCACTTTGCCATCACGTAATCAGCTCGTCATCAAGACGCCCAATTCTGCCGGAGAGAGAATCGGCAGCGATGATTACGACTACAATGATGTGCCACTGGCCATGGCCAGTTATCCACACACTCGGGAGACGCCACTGCGCGCTGGTGCCGCCGACTCCTTGGTGGAGAAATGGCGCACAGCCATTGCCGAGGAATACGCAGCCAGATCGAAGCCGGTGCAGCCCAAGACACAGTTTAAAACCATCATCAGGGCAGCACCCAAGCGACGTCTGCACTATCAGTAG
- the LOC117787768 gene encoding E3 SUMO-protein ligase PIAS1-like, with translation MALQDTPTNKINSPLSEQPDLLMKKLAFYDVLFTLIKPTNVARRKQVYFKFMLSQKQLKSIDTNRILCNNLKMEQTLQVQLRFGVQDTSCVLEDCYPPNVSVKVNDKLCQLPRVIPTKPPKRLNLPLNITSNIMESNTIEVLWHPKTEDSTENYSLAVYVVKKLTCQEMLNRMMKNSAIFTRAQIQKNMKMEAEDADCVIATNMLEVSLKCPIGQRIMSMPCRATTCSHLQCFDAMVYLQMNDHRPSWKCPVCNKPAIFGNLFIDGYFQNVLKSTLRKPNVTKIQLHPDGSWSSKTTVDLTIKDSDDDDDDDDENIPPAKRSQSLAANQSAAPES, from the coding sequence ATGGCGCTGCAGGACACGCCCACCAATAAGATCAACAGTCCGTTGTCGGAACAACCAGATTTATTGATGAAAAAGCTGGCCTTTTATGATGTGCTCTTTACACTGATAAAGCCAACAAATGTGGCAAGAAGGAAGCAGGTGTATTTTAAGTTTATGTTATCACAAAAGCAGCTCAAATCGATAGACACAAATCGTATATTATGCAACAATTTGAAGATGGAGCAAACATTGCAAGTGCAACTTCGATTTGGTGTTCAGGACACTTCATGCGTGCTGGAGGATTGTTATCCACCCAATGTTAGCGTCAAAGTCAACGACAAATTGTGTCAGCTACCTCGTGTAATTCCTACAAAGCCGCCAAAACGTTTAAATCTACCGCTAAACATAACCTCAAATATAATGGAGAGCAATACAATAGAGGTTCTATGGCATCCGAAAACGGAAGATTCTACGGAAAACTACAGTCTTGCTGTATATGTAGTAAAGAAACTCACATGCCAAGAAATGCTCAACAGGATGATGAAAAACTCAGCTATTTTTACGCGTGCTCAGATCCAGAAGAACATGAAAATGGAGGCTGAAGACGCTGATTGTGTTATAGCAACAAACATGTTGGAGGTGTCGCTCAAGTGTCCCATAGGACAGAGGATAATGTCAATGCCGTGTCGTGCTACAACCTGCTCTCATCTGCAGTGCTTTGATGCCATGGTCTATCTACAAATGAACGACCACAGACCCAGCTGGAAGTGTCCAGTCTGCAATAAGCCGGCCATCTttggtaatttatttatcgatggctattttcaaaatgtattaaaatcaaCGCTGCGTAAACCAAATGTAACTAAGATTCAACTGCATCCAGATGGTTCCTGGAGCAGTAAAACAACTGTTGATTTAACCATCAAAGAttctgatgatgatgatgatgatgatgatgagaatATACCGCCGGCTAAGCGATCGCAAAGTCTTGCAGCCAATCAATCAGCTGCCCCAGAGTCCTAA
- the LOC117787687 gene encoding uncharacterized protein LOC117787687 — MKIIQLLHILCVITSINALEYIIRYEKKSRCLNPPRTARRVESVIRDCQEEVKNKLVTEAYEILKEQVSQKETHSDSIEHIESLDWPPVPDETVELEQPPTGGASSSANASRYEYILFDEPEPRRRVARLVRSIKRLDVASVGLYHPTLVPLEDKRIAGCLLHCVYARNNAIDKNGWPTLDGLVDFYSEGVHEHGFFMATLRSVNLCLRAMTNKYHVNRKDLPQKGESCDLAFDVFDCISDQITGYCLDQYSKY, encoded by the exons ATGAAGATTATACAACTCTTACATATCTTATGTGTTATCACATCCATCAATGCTCTCGAATACATCATACGCTATGAGAAGAAGTCGCGCTGCTTAAATCCTCCGCGCACCGCGAGACGTGTGGAGTCTGTGATAAGGGATTGCCAGGAGGAGGTCAAGAACAAGCTGGTCACGG AAGCCTACGAGATACTCAAGGAGCAGGTGTCGCAGAAGGAAACACACAGCGATAGCATTGAGCATATAGAATCCCTCGACTGGCCGCCCGTTCCCGATGAAACTGTGGAGTTGGAGCAACCACCCACAGGTGGCGCATCATCCAGTGCCAATGCCAGTCGCTATGAGTACATACTGTTTGATGAGCCGGAGCCGCGTCGCCGTGTGGCACGTTTAGTGCGCAGCATTAAACGCCTGGATGTGGCAAGTGTAGGCCTCTATCATCCGACGCTGGTGCCGCTGGAGGATAAGCGCATAGCGGGG TGTCTGCTGCACTGCGTCTATGCCAGAAACAACGCCATTGACAAGAACGGTTGGCCAACACTCGATGGCTTGGTGGACTTTTACTCGGAGGGTGTACACGAGCACGGCTTCTTTATGGCCACATTACGTTCCGTGAATCTCTGTCTGCGGGCCATGACCAATAAATATCATGTGAATCGTAAAGACTTGCCGCAGAAAGGCGAAAGCTGTGATTTGGCATTTGATGTCTTCGACTGTATATCCGATCAAATAACAGGATATTGTCTCGATCAATAtagcaaatattaa
- the LOC117788845 gene encoding uncharacterized protein LOC117788845 isoform X1: MRLYILSALLLATLAAGQSSAGIEITKQRLVKFPEDSYDPNVAPASSSKADEAQRILQQIAKVNEAFGYVKKKPDMPKLPPILDSSQYLFPKPAQSPFHAQQHHFSGSMGQTLLEPSIRAVKLTRNAFNAKPTDTQLYFRPNRVELPAPSSSQESQQLPTHFVIPVHLYKQNKEQYLREHAAEQYRIKGYKIIGDVDSFYGKAKQARKQGKSTPKYHLFFLPRELAFNEDGTLKRGSTTSTMGSTTSTTMGTTKAPRKDSREKLTNKMPTQPQKIPVSVVQDANNRKRVNVVNSPTKPVRGAAKEGEVNLPVSNLPVTSPAIKVTAAPTHMSSTSAPVLPQRNRLTGFRVPSVNLAEMQNQTSTAIKNAFQNIFKLPFRSSAATSPPALASTSNSDALTNYQDDYKWQDEPEGAGDGVDSDIDTLENTGGELDSSAASEKHLFGHKTQQLMHTIGTVATAHQGTQKQALREGGIIIQRLKVRKGGIAIAGPGGVATAGSGGTAIVGPGGYALTHPRSLTIAGPGAKVISIPAEVDLKDALQRTDVESKSFPREGKVVATGPTVYYAPPTGTEEGSPDDVESDFEA; encoded by the exons aTGCGTCTCTATATa CTCTCGGCACTTTTGCTGGCCACCTTGGCTGCGGGCCAATCTTCAGCTGGCATTGA AATAACAAAGCAAAGACTGGTCAAATTTCCTGAGGATTCATATGATCCGAATGTGGCGCCAGCGTCATCCAGCAAAGCGGATGAGGCACAGCGCATACTCCAGCAGATAGCCAAGGTAAACGAGGCCTTTGGCTATGTGAAGAAGAAGCCGGATATGCCAAAGTTGCCGCCCATACTCGACTCCAGTCAGTATCTATTTCCCAAGCCGGCACAGTCTCCGTTCCATGCGCAGCAGCATCATTTCTCTGGCAGCATGGGACAAACGCTATTGGAGCCCTCAATCCGAGCTGTCAAATTAACCCGGAATGCATTTAATGCAAAACCAACTGATACGCAGTTGTATTTTCGACCCAATCGTGTGGAGTTACCAGCTCCCAGCTCCTCACAGGAGTCACAACAATTGCCGACACACTTTGTCATTCCCGTGCATTTGTATAAGCAGAATAAGGAGCAATATTTGCGGGAACATGCAGCAGAGCAATATCGTATTAAAGGATATAAGATTATAGGCGATGTGGACAGTTTCTATGGCAAGGCGAAGCAGGCCAGGAAACAGGGCAAAAGCACGCCCAAATATCATTTGTTCTTTTTGCCCAGAGAGTTGGCTTTCAATGAAGATGGCACACTTAAACGTGGCAGCACTACAAGCACTATGGGCAGCACTACAAGCACCACAATGGGCACCACTAAAGCACCCAGGAAAGATTCGCGTGAGAAGCtgacaaataaaatgccaacacAACCACAAAAAATTCCTGTGAGTGTTGTACAAGATGCGAACAATCGCAAGCGAGTTAATGTGGTGAATTCACCGACGAAACCAGTGCGTGGGGCTGCCAAGGAGGGGGAAGTCAATCTACCTGTCTCCAATCTGCCTGTCACCTCACCCGCCATCAAGGTCACCGCTGCTCCCACCCACATGAGTTCCACATCGGCTCCAGTTCTTCCACAACGCAATCGCTTGACGGGATTCCGTGTGCCCAGCGTCAATCTGGCCGAGATGCAGAATCAAACCTCAACGGCCATTAAAAATGcctttcaaaatatattcaaactGCCCTTTCGCTCGTCAGCTGCCACATCCCCTCCAGCTTTAGCTTCCACATCCAACAGCGACGCCTTGACCAACTACCAGGATGACTACAAGTGGCAGGATGAACCAGAGGGTGCCGGCGATGGCGTTGACAGTGACATTGATACCCTGGAAAACACAGGCGGGGAACTGGACAGCAGTGCTGCCTCCGAGAAGCATCTGTTTGGCCACAAAACCCAGCAGCTGATGCATACCATTGGCACCGTGGCCACCGCTCATCAAGGCACCCAGAAGCAGGCACTGCGCGAGGGCGGCATCATCATACAGCGCCTCAAGGTGCGCAAGGGCGGCATTGCCATAGCGGGACCGGGGGGCGTGGCCACAGCCGGCAGCGGTGGCACCGCAATTGTGGGTCCCGGCGGTTACGCTCTGACACATCCACGCAGTCTGACCATAGCCGGGCCAGGTGCCAAGGTCATTTCCATACCCGCCGAGGTGGATCTTAAGGATGCACTGCAGCGCACTGATGTGGAATCTAAGAGTTTTCCGCGTGAGGGCAAAGTGGTGGCCACCGGACCCACTGTATACTATGCCCCGCCCACGGGCACTGAGGAGGGGTCGCCAGATGATGTAGAATCCGATTTTGAGGCTTAA